In Arvicanthis niloticus isolate mArvNil1 chromosome Y unlocalized genomic scaffold, mArvNil1.pat.X SUPER_Y_unloc_2, whole genome shotgun sequence, a single window of DNA contains:
- the LOC117696009 gene encoding myc proto-oncogene protein-like, whose amino-acid sequence MSLNVSFASRNYDLDYDSVQPYFIWDEEENFYHQQQQSELQPPVPSEDIWKKFELLPTLPLSPSRRSGLCSPSYVAVAKSFSPKEDNDGSGGNFSTADQLETELLGGDRVNQNFICDPDDETFIKNIIIQDCMWSGFSAAAKLVSEKVASYQASRKDSASLSPARGHSDCSTSSLYLQDLTAAESECIDPLVVFPYPLNDSSSPKSCTSSYSTAFSPSSDSLLSSESSPRASPEPLVLHEETPPTTSSDSEEEQEDEEEIDVVSVEKRQTPAKRSESGSSPSRGYSKPPHSPLVLKRCHVSTHQHNYAAPPSMRKDYPAAKRAKLDSGRVLKQISNNRKCSSPRSSDTEENDKKWTHNVLERQRRNELKHSFFALRDQIPELENNEKASKVVILKKATAYILSIQADEHKLCSEKDLLRKRREQLKHKLEQLQNSGA is encoded by the exons ATGTCCCTCAACGTGAGCTTTGCCAGCAGGAACTATGACCTCGACTACGACTCAGTGCAGCCCTATTTCATCTGGGACGAGGAAGAGAATTTCTATCACCAGCAACAGCAGAGCGAGCTGCAGCCGCCCGTGCCCAGTGAGGATATCTGGAAGAAATTCGAGCTGCTGCCCACCCTGCCCCTGTCCCCCAGCCGCCGCTCCGGGCTCTGCTCTCCATCCTATGTTGCAGTCGCTAAGTCCTTCTCCCCAAAGGAAGACAATGACGGCAGCGGTGGCAACTTCTCCACCGCCGATCAGTTGGAGACCGAGCTGCTTGGAGGAGACAGGGTGAACCAGAACTTCATCTGCGATCCTGACGACGAGACCTTCATCAAGAACATCATCATCCAGGACTGTATGTGGAGCGGTTTCTCTGCCGCTGCCAAGCTGGTCTCGGAGAAGGTGGCCTCCTACCAGGCTTCGCGCAAAGACAGCGCCAGCCTGAGCCCCGCCCGTGGGCACAGCGACTGCTCTACCTCCAGCCTGTACCTGCAGGACCTCACCGCCGCCGAGTCCGAGTGCATTGACCCCTTGGTGGTCTTTCCCTACCCGCTCAACGACAGCAGCTCACCCAAATCCTGTACCTCGTCCTATTCCAcagctttctctccttcttcGGACTCGCTGCTGTCCTCCGAGTCCTCCCCACGGGCCAGCCCTGAGCCCCTAGTGCTGCATGAGGAGACACCGCCCACCACCAGCAGCGACTCTG aagaagaacaagaagatgaggaagaaattGATGTGGTGTCTGTGGAAAAGAGGCAAACCCCTGCCAAGAGGTCCGAGTCAGGGTCATCCCCATCAAGAGGCTATAGCAAACCTCCACACAGCCCACTGGTCCTCAAGAGGTGCCATGTCTCCACTCACCAGCACAATTATGCAGCGCCCCCCTCCATGAGGAAGGACTATCCAGCTGCCAAGAGGGCCAAGTTGGACAGTGGCAGGGTCCTGAAACAGATCAGCAACAACCGCAAATGCTCCAGCCCCAGGTCCTCAGACACGGAGGAAAACGACAAGAAGTGGACACACAACGTCTTGGAACGTCAGAGGAGGAATGAGCTGAAGCACAGCTTTTTTGCCCTGCGTGACCAGATCCCTGAATTGGAAAACAACGAAAAGGCCTCCAAGGTAGTTATCCTCAAAAAAGCCACCGCCTACATCCTGTCCATTCAAGCAGATGAACACAAGCTCTGCTCAGAAAAGGATTTACTGAGGAAACGGCGAGAACAGTTGAAACACAAACTTGAACAGCTTCAAAACTCTGGTGCATAA